AAGTGAAAAGCCCCAGGTGAAAGGGGTCATCATGCTTCGGTCTCCTGAGCTTTATTCCCATTACCATGCCACATCGTCCTTGAAGGATTATCTCTTGAAGTGGAAGATTCCTTTCATGACGGGAGTGGATACCCGTGAGGTAGTGAAGGAAATCCGTAACGCAGGGAGTCAGAATGCATGTATCTCCCATACAAAAACGCTTCCCGACAAAAAGAAGCATACGGGACAGATTGAGCAAGTGGCCCTTTCACATATCCGCAAGCTCGGGCATGGTGACAAACATATTGCCGTCATTGACTTCGGCGTGAAGAAGTCGATCATATCGAGCCTGGTCAAAATGGATTGTCAGGTCACGGTCATTCCGTATGATCAACTGGACGTACTGGACCAATTGAACGTCGATGGCCTGGTGCTGTCAAACGGTCCCGGAGACCCGAAGGATATGATGAAATATCTGCCGGCGCTGAAAGAGAAGATGCTGAAGCTTCCGACACTCGGAATCTGCCTCGGTCACCAGTTGATCGCCCTTGCATTCGGTGGGGATACGGAGCGTTTGTTATTCGGTCACAGAGGGGCGAACCATCCGGTGATCGATACGGAAAGCGGAGAAGTGTTCATCACTTCGCAAAATCATAACTATGTCGTCAACCGGGATAGTCTGGACGGGACAGGATTGAAGCCCCGGTTCATGAATGTGAATGACGGTTCTCTGGAGGGCCTTCAACATGCGAACAAGCCGATCCTATCCGTTCAATTCCATCCGGAAGCGCGTCCGGGTCCGGAAGATGCTTCATGGATATTCGAACATTTCTATCAAAGTATCAAACAACCAGGGAGAGAGAAGATGTATGCCTAAAGAATCTACTATACAAAAAGTCCTGATCATCGGATCTGGCCCCATCATCATCGGGCAAGCAGCAGAATTTGATTATTCCGGAACGCAAGGATGCCTTGCCTTGAAAGAAGAGGGCTATGAAGTGATCCTGGTGAACCACAACCCGGCCACAATCATGACAGACACGACCTATGCAGACAATGTGTACTGTGAGCCGCTTACAATTAAAACGTTGACCGCCATCATTGAAAAAGAACGTCCAGACGGCCTCGTAGCCAATCTCGGGGGCCAAACCGCCCTTAACCTGGCAGTCGGCCTTGATGAAAAGGGGATTCTGGCCAAATATGGTGTCAAGCTGCTCGGCACATCGGTGGATTCTATCCAAAAAGGGGAAGACCGTGAAAAATTCCGGACCTTGATGAACACATTGGGGCATCCGACGGCAGAAAGTGCGATTGTCCATAATTTAAAGGAAGCCCTCGTTTTCGCTGAAACGATCTCCCTGCCGATCATCGTCCGCCCTGCTTACACCCTTGGAGGAAGAGGCGGCGGGATTGCCTCGACCCACGAAGAATATTGCAAGCTCGTCCAGACCGGGCTGAAGGCAAGCCCGATCACTCAGGTGCTGGTGGAGAAAAGCATAGCCGGGTTCAAAGAAATCGAGTATGAAGTGATGAGAGATTCGAAAGGAAATTGTATATCCGTCTGTAATATGGAAAACTTCGACCCTGTCGGTGTCCATACCGGG
The nucleotide sequence above comes from Bacillus sp. KH172YL63. Encoded proteins:
- a CDS encoding carbamoyl phosphate synthase small subunit — its product is MKSYLCLENGSTFTGEVTWDADGPVQGEIVFFTGMTGYQEVLTDPSYKDQIVVFTYPLIGQYGVNEDDFESEKPQVKGVIMLRSPELYSHYHATSSLKDYLLKWKIPFMTGVDTREVVKEIRNAGSQNACISHTKTLPDKKKHTGQIEQVALSHIRKLGHGDKHIAVIDFGVKKSIISSLVKMDCQVTVIPYDQLDVLDQLNVDGLVLSNGPGDPKDMMKYLPALKEKMLKLPTLGICLGHQLIALAFGGDTERLLFGHRGANHPVIDTESGEVFITSQNHNYVVNRDSLDGTGLKPRFMNVNDGSLEGLQHANKPILSVQFHPEARPGPEDASWIFEHFYQSIKQPGREKMYA